Within the Channa argus isolate prfri chromosome 12, Channa argus male v1.0, whole genome shotgun sequence genome, the region GTACAAAACATAGAGGTATAGTAACTCTGAATTCTAGAATTCATCTCTACATTGTGCTTATTGGATTCACAAAATGGGCCAACAAGcgttaaaggacaccttcactgatatcAGACTTGCTTCTTTTTGCTCTAGTTTGACTAGTACATGTCAATGAAAGCCATTAAAGTTTCCTCTGACATTAaactctctctctatttctagctgaaaaacacctccagatgacatcacttggaggaacctttagttcagattatgtcgtTTTGTTGGTCagactatggagtttgtaatcacggtcaacctgcttttcgaaatttcctccagatgacatcatctggactcctaatgatgaaaatttccttcaggtgatgtcatctggaggtgttttgcAGCTAGTAGCAGATAAATGTTTTACTaggtcagagggaagtttgaaaATTTAATAAAGCACTACATCTATAACTCACAGGGAGGATGTGATTACAAACACCGGTATCTTGGATTCACATCCACCCACCTGTAGTTAAGTTTAGACAACAAAGGTAATTTGGTTAATGTTAGAGAAACGTATTTGTCTTATGTTAATATATCACGAACCATATAAAAACCAAGGAATACATTTGAATAACATTAGCTTTGAGTTGACTGCTCAGATAGCAGCTAATGTTTGTAATGTCATGCAATATCTGACATGTTACACTGAAAGTTaacatgtactgtgtgttaGCATGTTAACATGGATGAATGTATAACCTGACAAACACTTAGCGTCAGATTGGTTTTGTTCAATTTGAGAGCTAAAATATGTGGTACATGGTTACGTGgtacaataacacacaaacacttagcTGCACAGAAAATTgatatttctgcattttttaatatgtaGACTAGGTTTTTACTCCTTTTCTTAAAACTTTACTCGGCAATGACTGTTTAACCAAATGTCTTTTGTCTTCAGAGTCAGGTGTTGAAAATGGACATGTGATATATGCTACTGTCGAAAACCCAAGGAGGATAGAAGGTACTTATCAACCACAGGCTGAAACAAAGACTGTTTGGATTCTTTAGCCATCATCAGGTTCAATAGgtggaatttgttttttaaaaagacagtttctatatatttaaacagtttaaaatgctCTGAAGCTGTATGACAAAATGGTTTCTTTAAATGCCCCAATGGATTGATTCATAACCTAAATAGCATGagatgatgataaaaaaaacatataaataatgtCATGCAAAGATGAAATCTGAACATTGTGTGGTCTAttgagttaaatgtttttttctttttaggtaaGACTCCACCCGATACATATTATACACAAATTATTTTGCAGTTGTACTGAGTGATGTTTCTATTATTAGTGAATTGTCTTTTTTAGGTGAGctccctttatttttattaaaattatttttcccaGTGGTACCAGAGTTTATCCTGTGTGTTTTACAGGGCTGAAGGCAGTGATTGGAGGTTGTGTGGCGTCCTGATCAAATTCCCCTTCAGAGCCCATTAAATACCATCTACAAACAGTTATATCTTTTATAGCTATATTAATGtatgacatttataaaaaatacttagttattaaaaaataagacaacaatatgcatattaaatattaaagcttATATGCTTACATTGTTACcctattgtttaaaaatacacaaatgatcGGTGATGTATATCagtgtaaatttatataaagaatgtgggttttttttaaatgtctttcaattatcaaaaaatgtaaaatgtaaaaaatgtaattctttcaTGGTTTATGTTCAGTGACAATGCTTTGCCAAGTCCTAATAgataaataagtaataaaaaagtcagaaatCAGTCTGAGagcaaaaaatgtttcagttcttTAAAAGGTTAGAGGTTAAAGTCGGGTTTTAGCGTCAGTTCCTCACTGTAATGGTTTTTTCTAAAACTGGAGAAGATGGAGAATTGCCCTGAGGAAGTGGAGACTGTTAATTACCTTTGTCATAACGTGGTCACATaacaatatttactgtatttactgggGTCAGAAACACTGTGAGGTGAGCTGATTGTTAGGGGCCAGATCCCTCTACAGTCACCGTGTCTAACCTGGAGGTAACCAGAAGAGTGAGGCACTCACCACAGTGTCGACAGCTTAGGAAAAGAAACTGGAAACAGTGGAGCTTGTTTTCGGTGAGGTTGGGTAAGGTGGCATTACACAATGGGAGTtacagtctttttaaaaaagcagtcaGGGGATtttgaggtgaaaaaaaaagaggggaatttattgtaaagtgcttttattttgataaatttAATATCAATGTAGCCCAGTGCGACTGCCACACTTTCATTCGAGCCTCAGGTGACCTTTGAGGTGCATTTTTATCACAGAGCAAGAGCTGGAAACTGTGACCCTCATTTCTTACAAAATAGTTGTGTTTCCAGGGGAAAGCGGGAAAAGTTTTAGACTCAGTGAGATGCATAAATGTTTCTCAAGTTTCTATTAAGGTCAGCTGAAAAAAATGCCTAAACTATTGCTTTAATCCTTCAGTCTGTGCCATTACACCACAGCAGATGCACAGGAAGATGATGTATAATACAAGGTTTCATGGCAAACAATAGAAAGAGTGAAAAATAAAGGAACCATACCATTTCTGATTACCGTAATCAAGTGCAAATAGGAAACACTCATAAAACACATGGGTGGAAATGTAATTGTCACATGACTTGAATTGATGGAACAGTGTACATGTACTAGTCAAACTGAAGTAGTAAGGCTGTTTATAACATTTGTACAGAGAAGAGTGTTTCACCAGCATCAGTGTCTATTTAAATAGTGAGCCGTTTATCAGTTTGCAACAGTTAAACCACTTTGTTCCATCAGCGGCATTCACACgtctgtcagagctgctgcaggCTTTAAAAAAACTCGCTGTGGTCGACCACTAGCACGATGCTGTTACAGCACCTTGACCCAAAGCAGAAATGCTAAGTTATAAAAGCGATACCATGCATGTGTTCTTTAATAGGTGAGGCCACGACCCCCTGACCTCTGCTACACAAACAGTCGTAGGAGGCTTTTCACTACATTCACTTCCAGTTTAATCCCACATACAGTTTGGCTCAGGTTCAACTCAGGTTCACTATAACAATGTGTTTCGCTTACAGTTCACTTTTGTCTTTAGTGCATCGTGTTTTCACACTTCAAAGAACATCTTAACTTTGTGTTATGATCTTTATAACGTTAACATTTAGACCGTACGTCTCACAAACCCGCAGATATTtacaccaattttcaacttgttctgtacggctttagtttagtgtgtgaatgtacattaaagagttaaagttcccattgacttccctatataaaaatatttccctgcttctagctgaaaaaaatgcCTTGGAGGAAcgttcagttcagattatgtcgtcTTGTTTctcacacaaagaaacattttaataaaggcaagtcagagggaagttgaaaagcattaatgtacagttacaccctaaactaaaggcatagagagcaagttgaaaattggtgaagttgccctttaggttgcttaaaaatatttctattctaCAAACTTGCAAGTGAGTCATGCAAAGGTCCATGCATTGGTCTTTATGGGCAGATGGCACCGTACAGTATTTGGGAGTAGATTAGATAACTGTGCATCTTTACTGTGACACACGGACTGTGCACAGCAATCACGGCTCTTTTCAGCTCAGAAGTCAACCTCGGCGGTGACGTCAGATGTATTATCCGATCCCTGGTCCCTTTCAGCATCCTGCATGTGATACCATTTTACTGCTGTCTGAATTAATGTCAGCCTGTGAGTGTGAGGTGGTATTTGAAATTAAGGCTTGTATAAAGGCATAACTTTAGTTTTCCCTTTAAACTTAAATTTGCTGCACTGTGGATGTAGCAAAGGACTATTGATGTCCTCCACAGGTCTCTAAATGTGGAACTATGGTATATAGGACCATTTTCCAGATTAACACTTGTTGCGTCCAGTCAGAAATTTGAAGCCTTACTAATGGTCtgataatagtttattttctttatccttTTCTTCAAACCTACATACGAGCtatacaaagtaaacacagacaaaacaataaatccaaACCATATTACACCGTTAATACGTCGTATAGCAGATTTACGTTAAGCTAACATAAAGACAATTTATCAACTTAATcaacacaaaattcaaatgtctttcaaatttatataaatcataaaaccaaCCTTGTTACCACTTTCAACtggagctaaacacaaaaagacactgtccGTAACCGTCTCCTTAATGTCTTTAGTCTCGTTTTATTTCTCCGTCTGTTACCTTTTACCGTCTTCTACCGTTAAGCTTCGTTCTTTTTTATGCGTTAGCtatcctttcaaaataaaacacatccgtcttacaggaagttataaaaataaaagccacaaaacaaatcaaaggttTGAACTAGGCACATtagcaggagaaaaacattgtAAGGACGTTACAACACTAAAAGAGCTTAATCTCTTccaacattattaaaaacttAAGTTCATtgctccagtttttttttttttttttttgcatgtattaCTGCAGACAATTAAAAGCATAACGCAGCCAACAGGCCAAACTTAGAGGAGGGGGAAGGATTTAGGTCTAAAACAAATGTCTAACATCCATGAGTGTTTTTACTGCGGCTTACTTGCAGAAACTGTCAGCCCAGACGCAAGCAGCGCGAACACGCCTGCAACATGACAGGAAGGCTTTATTGGTATCATCATAGTCTTAAAAATACATTGGTTAAGTCAAGGTCTTCATATATCACTCGCGTCCGTTTCAAACTCAATGACAGTAATAGTTTGGTACCACACACGctttgttttaacagttttcagAATCACATTTCATAAAGGTTTCATATCAGGAAGCAAAACATGAGCCCCACAGCTGCAGCTATGTTACTTTCTGCATGGAAAATACAGTTTGAAGCCTCTGATCTACTTCACTGCAGTTTAGATctactttgtgtgtttaagtCACAAAACCACTTTCTGCGTGAGACAGATGCCGAACGAGTAACTCAAAGGGCTCATTgaatatttgtcttttctgtcatttgaGTTCAGTTTCATGGAAGGCTGTTCTAGTTATACCTCACATagcaattattttataattgtcATGACCGGGACTTTGTTTCGCCTTTTGCttgcttcacttcctgttctgggGGTTTATTTTGTACCTGTTTTCCCCACTTCATGTTCCTGGTTCACTCTTCCTTCTTCACCTGTTtgaacccagctctcccctcaGTTCCCGGGCAGATCCTCGTCTTTTCTCCCACATGTTCACTCTCTTCTGTtgcgttttttttgtttgtttgtttgtttgtttgtcggGAACTCTCAGCtttatattctttatttattgtactcTTCTTGTTTTGATTAATCTGTttcagatttcttagtcatgTTTAGGTTTTTAGTTTCTCTTATTCCGAACCATTAATTTCCTTAGATGATCCTATCAATGCTTTGACTCTTTAGTTTTCTGTGTTACTCAGTTagcctttctctttctcattcaTAGGATTTTTCTCGGCTAGTTATGATAACTAATTTTGTCCCGTGGTGGTTTTCTTAGTTCACATTTGTATCCATAAAATTGCTTTAGTTTATTATCCTCCACTTTGTGGATTTTCTGTTCATGCATTTCTGTGGTGCCCTGCAATAAAGCCAGGAGGAGTGTAGTAAATAAGAGCTAGTAAATAAATCTTCTCAAAAACTTAACATGCTTGCACAGTTACTATTTTTATACAATTGAATTAACGTGCTGCTGATCAGATACAGTTTACATGTACTTTGTCactaatgtaaattattttgtacGAGTGCTGGCACTAATTTACGTATTGCAATGTTTAAAGGTGTGGACACAACAAATGTAGAAGTTTTGTGTTTGACTCACCaaagagcagaaagacaaaGGAAGCCTTCATTCTGTCAGGATGAAGAGTATCTGGTCCTTCATGGGACATTGATCATATCATATAAGTTCATATAAGTATATTTTCTGTGTCAAACCACAAGTTCTGCATTCTTAAAATGGGCTAAATATAacactttttatttccacttgCTGATTACAGGATGAGCACATTTCCTGGCTGGATCTGCAGATTGACGTATTACTTTCCACAGGCTAATGAATTATGCTACAGTTTGAGTATAACCACAGTGCATCTCATGTGATGGTGTTGCTCAACAACCCTTCTAACACAACGGGCTGCAGATGTGAAACCAGTTACAAAAAGCGGATATTAGCACCTCATGCTTAAGAGTTATGCAGTATAAATAGTATGCATCTTTAGCTGAGTGCACACTACGTTGAATTAATACTATTTGGCTCACAGAGCTGTTTGATctaaaaatagtttttggaTCATTGAATGAAGTTACTTTTACTCAGTGGCTTGTGCCGAGGACATTGTAACCCCCCACCCCGGGATACAGAGTAAAATAGAGCTTGAAAGcaaaaattttgaaaataaaggtttttttgtcGGTTTTTAATGTCAAAAAGTACATTccacatctgtctgtgtgtctacaTCTGTTGGGGCAGTTTCTccttaaaactttttaaataagaatttaCCTATAAATCAAAGCCCCCATGAACAGGGTCATCTGTAAGGAGTCCCAGGCAGGTGAGATGCGAATGGATGTATGACTGTAGATTTGGGTCAGTGGGCAGCTACAGTGAGCTGATCTGATGTACCGAAGGTCAAGATTGTCTGAATCAATGCATTTGCACAGAAGGtacaaaaaaggtaaatgagGAATAACTGAAAGCTGACTAACATCACAAATCACTAGGATCACGCCAGTGTATGacaaaacatggaaaacattacGTTTTTTTCAGATACGCCATATCGTAAATGTGTCCACTGATCACATGATTTCTTTTATCTGGACTTCAGcacagtttgttgtttcttcAATTTGCTGAGCTGCAGAAAAAGAATCAAAAACACTGAGTATATAAAAATCTGTATCTCCTCATCATTTCACTATCAATATCATCAATCAATCATCCTGAAAACCACTTTTAAGCCTCTGGATTTGTTTGGATCACAGTTTATGTCATCATTTTTATCACCATCAACGCAACtcacattttctcttgtttctgtATATGAGTCCCAGTAAGATGGTGGACGCCAGGTAAGGGGTCCCCACCACTACATGGAGAATCACTCTGAAGACAGCCAGGAGGGGAAGTGCAACAGAGTGTGGACCTTCTGAAAGCGAAACCTGTGTATACCCTGTctcagaaatgagaaaaaaattgtaAGTAGGTACTGAACGATTTGAAATGTTCAAACCTCTCTATTTAATCCCATTTACTGCTTAGTCTGACCTCTGACGGTGAGCCAGCTCTCCGCTGATGCCCCAATATCGGTGACCACGCACATGTAGAGGCCTTCGCTGGACTTGGACACCACAGGGATGGTCATGTATCCCGTGATGGCTGCACCCACAGGAGATCTGCTCTTCATAAAGATGCTGGCTCGCGTTGCTGAGGAGTTACTTTGTGTTGTGCAGCGCAGAGTCACAGAgtctccctccatcacaggAGATACCGGGCTCTCCAGGATCACACTGTGatctttaaaatacaaaagaacatttttactatATGTTATCCTCATGTTGTCACATGCATTGTTTTATCTCTTCATGTCAGCCTGTTTACTGCAGCTCTATCACAACTGAAATTCCTGTATGTTATTGCTGATGCAAACCCAACAcgtcctgctgctgcttctcctgTCATGGGTTTGCCCCCACATGCACTCACCCCCGGGATTTTTACCTGCCCAGCAAGTACTCCCTTTCAACCTCCTGAGACCTCCACGCACAAGCTGGTTTGGTGTTATCTCTTACTCCTGGTGTTCCCTTGCACATTTTATACTCTTTTTGGTAACATCTGCCCTGATCGCTTACTCGCAGTCACTTTCCTTGTTTTCCTTGGACTGTCTGTTCTAGTCattaaacagtttattaaatgtttgtatgtgtcctTTCTGTGAGTTTCTGTTCTATGTCTTCATTTGCTCTCAGAATAAAGCCCCTTTTTTGTTGCTGTCAGTTAACCTGGGTcctcttttaaacaaaacctctCAGCTTCACATTAAGCTGGTCCACAGACATCACGCTAACAGGCTCTGTTACAAATATGACAGTTTGATccctggtttaaaaaaatatgaac harbors:
- the LOC137137600 gene encoding low affinity immunoglobulin gamma Fc region receptor II-like, whose protein sequence is MKFTALLLILLLDLCTHTCSEQVYASLTVDPDRSQFFKYESLSLNCDQNRKTSGWTVKAKTVRGVSECGHDWGSLQSSSCIIHEAYQWNSGVYWCESTSGETSPAANITVTDHSVILESPVSPVMEGDSVTLRCTTQSNSSATRASIFMKSRSPVGAAITGYMTIPVVSKSSEGLYMCVVTDIGASAESWLTVRGYTQVSLSEGPHSVALPLLAVFRVILHVVVGTPYLASTILLGLIYRNKRKSQQIEETTNCAEVQIKEIM